A genomic region of Microscilla marina ATCC 23134 contains the following coding sequences:
- a CDS encoding fibronectin type III domain-containing protein, giving the protein MAFKIDIRNQQKTPREKVVLIGTGKGTIHIEPQSSLHALDAGKDWVLKDARLNISVAPKQVVYLNITSVAAPQGYKFGVKLKFEGNPYEKVLGYNQEGSLLTLTVLHNGSIDAEIEEQQVWAFAPPPHASTFALSVNNQMANHPVLYEAVSAVLPGNPTHSLHFTQGDLYTMHGEVKAWVLSEACLTISINEKFKIPLKIIALPSQQKGYLSAVRLEYGQNSQTLNYNDEASLICLTILPDGSVEATIQNQKIKLHCPPHPSTFSLNVYNQQENRPDIGYILYRAQGGMSSTNIMSGNCFFNQLPEALLWSLNRAELSISVAARQLIYLNIEAVSGEETGTNHKSGIRFEYGNQVKYLAYNTPDSMLTLWVSTTGEIEATIGTQSVHLDCPPHPSNFVLHVSNELNNEQSITSHNKTVAGKSFENAIFTKDFITPPKVAENNPATEEVVTNSDEGSLAVAEEVTVMAEEPKATLITSTLEIPLNGYTAHFHITSVSGLAAGGDTTSGVRLEYGGWSEYLGYNTEGSLLNITIEADGTVWAEVEGKGVEFPPTSQNPEILKVPEDFRTIQAAIDAAHEDSVILLAPGTYQENIDFTDKNVLVASLAYLTGQTKYIAQTVIKPTDSIVFAQNDQRQTGFYGLTLQQTNDDLVITYRDSIPSFQNCVFVLEDIGRAALVARNNSLPLFRNCTIVGGNYAFVISSGANVMIDNSIIQSEYLVRTHNVEEMHRVMPMYSTLFLENDRSNKQFLNYNSVGFKTNSSSKPIFINPQANNYRLRDTSSAKRTGRNKSEAGAYNLLPTMKFQEIFSNIYNALKNPLFVYDNDQLWIQWQPSDFVDSYDISIKDLDFQIGQLVQGEHLPAASPSHFVQETISGQHEFVLNKPLEAGKTYEVTIAPKMSEEIVPLAHTFHLQLEAAPQLYPNLLYFAQNNLIKVYWEQPTVPVGNLILLLRKNDQLLALERDLVGSDFSWAQDISTDELYEALFLSQQITVGNEAYEEGEVVQVTISPVCKTSVMPLDITPPELSLRYEEGNIEAQWNSVGEVFTYDFKCWEDQRQDHPSYTRRTQETSLSISANPVPTPSQNGVHEASTSDKVWMFAERHEKIERGKEYIAQVRAVDKDQGYVGAWSQPQRVFALLPDDLPPPEVQIKYTEGHLEMRWQAVRYAQGYDIDIVDAETDEVVYQKTKFMQTFLFVHDGIDKGKNYRVKVRAVAMRTVGNWSEHVEVFTLEANDLATPEVTLQYSEEGISAKWQVVEFAQSYEVMLLTEGESETSTENGFTVMADSTHWQWNEKIEKHQLYQVKVRAIAGSAQGGWSKTSEVVAIDTEDLTPPNNIVLDYAEEAIQVSWEAMAYAKKYEVIVKDQASGNVVGANLTVDTTTASKASGIDKGKNYAVQVRSMVGDKAGEWSEPYEVFTLVANDLETPQINLTNPDGGIEVSWEAVDFAQNYEVLIKDGTTGEKLEENREVSAPICTFTENIEKDKIYEVQVRALAEGMQGEWSAARTIKVKHLEDKLEIIKQRLSEQKENKGFYVLNDYTLGETALYDSLKASLGVDEIELHTPKDLQEQGQQILLSGTTPSLFGMPSLNIQLILMNQGGEVQTTMHFQMPRNWTFADSFASLEHTYFKELQLQDAQFTYSSIGYLEASWQVPITPGLNFYAKTTLNESLEVVQHLNGKQNNALPLSGKVAIKNGLPVIQLQFTESKFELNYGEDTLPIKALLQTVLADQEAAETTEIRAEVCLYTEADFLANARLSARLTDPKVDSLELVYEVSTLVGQTTEENTDTPDLHTPEEGQEAEEETEEKLSSEELRTRNEVEGETREDGRKAEDEVADNNLEDRESVTEPNLDNDEELMQAIESMIGTPKQKNTEALQANLQENVIALLKGWVGHDNEWTSLLPEKYHQETLEEMPVRQVSMQVMLSSCSIVAMRIQLELSNWAALAPYYSINSPLWVVSAQYPFDKTNLKVEAQLEGFVSLSGIYVPFVAQAPDFELVADCIIDHNLEASDLILDYGETSDVPLPGSLPNFSITRLELRIEPLSGEFYVTGHSETPWEIEVTHDKDLKLQNVGLTIRRVLLEDDLKVKMHFFGFIKSDDTQIRLIAERTEGNWVFNADRNFEHQLPILPKLIGYLDDHWKNEIPQSLAQLSNGLLLKHLEINLGLDKAFNLLVESKPGWTTDEFLPTVVSFGLQNFELSISKQSGEEISGHLSGEFDLGKKIFFPLIFALPFDEKNYLFSLVHFNEALSTPQFSDLLALANPDWEHRLPDALQHLETESDLEIQNFQLLYLEDNADIPEKTFIMEVSTSQNWEGWQLIKDTNIWIDHAGLRIFRSTNDLQSEFDFRLFGNLPIGTGAVSLSMPVPFEVDTHSIRLDSILEQPSLQEMVALAAPALVNALPKEIASLEHNVILKDITYSQASGTPCFRMIITNTEDWEGWQLTAEPVPLHLSAFELHIVATLEGAEAKIMAPIKIFGEQTTLELPLSASEPMHTAILWQPQAAQLGDVLSKLFDKADISESLQQQTLRNFSVAYSFAENALLIDGNCGDIRLEGLGLFEEVQLKARLEADELPSLGLQGKWHGHIYETFYPFKFLLPQAGQDSEQDLPYVSIVEDDDFPAMHRLDGANAAHSLSKMGAPVTTIAWVLVHPPYLHTVAETAQILKEQTRFDDINAIRQGIVSIDSTYEEVKELIALLGSLKSKEGEAYFTSEEIMEALLEGSADMSTTQLAKMLKSYKDDPIEVATMLKTSLSKTLIGKDPKMVAAGMVEAMNGAGYELPAITAALTMHFTDIPTNEQIDFYVHALKDTCDVEALAKSVYQLSQRKLTCDTLAVAMQKANYEMVDIAQGVKHAFTSSVLAEHLPSKVVKALKTLKKDFLTISTVLPRTFDDFKAENLATALKMNYFNAQDAALAMRYLWTTIETNEMIDALKGARYSLSSVLLSLLDIKEVAGQLQQAQSSQRDIVDALRAIGVSANKASVTLLEFFPEITSATSLTNALQQGGYTTEQAEAAAALMEKLDKLEPEG; this is encoded by the coding sequence ATGGCTTTTAAAATAGACATCCGTAATCAACAAAAGACACCACGCGAAAAAGTTGTGTTGATCGGAACAGGAAAAGGAACCATTCATATAGAACCTCAAAGTAGCCTGCACGCATTGGATGCCGGAAAAGATTGGGTATTGAAAGACGCCCGTTTAAATATTTCGGTGGCTCCCAAGCAAGTAGTATACTTAAATATTACCTCAGTAGCAGCCCCCCAAGGCTATAAGTTTGGAGTCAAGCTTAAGTTTGAAGGTAACCCCTACGAAAAAGTGCTGGGCTACAACCAAGAAGGGAGTTTGCTTACCCTTACGGTGTTGCACAATGGCAGCATAGACGCCGAAATAGAGGAGCAACAAGTGTGGGCGTTTGCCCCTCCGCCCCATGCTTCTACTTTTGCCCTTTCGGTCAATAACCAAATGGCGAACCACCCTGTACTGTATGAAGCAGTCTCGGCAGTATTGCCCGGCAACCCTACGCATAGCTTGCACTTTACCCAAGGCGATTTGTATACCATGCATGGCGAGGTAAAAGCTTGGGTGTTGTCAGAAGCTTGCCTGACAATTTCTATCAACGAAAAGTTTAAAATCCCTCTTAAAATCATTGCATTGCCCAGCCAGCAAAAAGGGTATTTGTCGGCCGTAAGGCTAGAGTATGGGCAAAACAGTCAAACTTTGAATTACAACGACGAAGCCAGCCTTATTTGTCTCACCATATTGCCCGATGGCTCGGTAGAAGCCACCATACAAAACCAAAAAATAAAATTACACTGTCCTCCTCATCCGTCTACCTTTTCGCTGAATGTATACAACCAACAAGAAAACCGTCCTGACATAGGGTATATTCTTTACCGGGCACAAGGCGGTATGAGCAGCACCAATATTATGTCAGGCAATTGTTTTTTCAATCAATTGCCTGAGGCATTGCTGTGGTCACTTAATCGTGCCGAACTGTCTATATCAGTAGCTGCCCGTCAATTAATTTACCTCAATATAGAGGCAGTTTCGGGCGAAGAAACCGGGACTAATCATAAGTCAGGCATCAGGTTTGAGTACGGCAACCAAGTAAAATACCTTGCCTACAACACCCCCGATAGCATGCTTACTTTGTGGGTGAGTACTACCGGAGAAATAGAAGCCACTATTGGCACACAAAGTGTTCACCTTGACTGTCCACCTCACCCGTCTAACTTTGTATTGCATGTAAGCAACGAGCTAAACAATGAGCAGTCCATTACTTCTCACAATAAAACGGTGGCAGGAAAGTCGTTTGAAAACGCGATTTTTACCAAAGATTTTATCACCCCTCCCAAAGTAGCAGAAAATAACCCAGCTACTGAAGAAGTGGTAACGAACAGTGATGAAGGAAGCCTTGCGGTGGCTGAAGAAGTAACCGTTATGGCAGAAGAACCTAAGGCTACGCTCATTACCAGTACTTTAGAAATACCTCTAAATGGCTACACAGCCCATTTTCATATCACTAGTGTATCGGGGCTTGCTGCTGGAGGCGATACTACCTCTGGAGTAAGGCTTGAATATGGAGGATGGTCAGAGTATTTGGGCTATAACACCGAAGGGAGTCTGCTCAATATTACGATAGAAGCCGATGGAACAGTATGGGCAGAGGTAGAAGGCAAAGGGGTGGAGTTTCCGCCAACGAGCCAAAACCCTGAGATACTTAAAGTGCCCGAAGACTTCCGTACAATACAGGCTGCAATAGACGCTGCACACGAAGACAGCGTAATATTACTTGCTCCGGGCACTTATCAGGAAAATATTGATTTTACCGACAAAAATGTACTGGTTGCATCGTTGGCTTACCTTACCGGACAAACCAAGTATATCGCACAAACCGTAATAAAACCAACTGATTCTATTGTGTTTGCCCAAAATGACCAGCGTCAAACTGGCTTTTACGGGCTCACCCTGCAACAAACCAACGACGACCTGGTAATCACTTACCGTGACTCTATTCCAAGTTTTCAGAATTGCGTATTTGTGCTCGAAGACATAGGCAGGGCAGCATTGGTAGCACGCAATAATTCGTTGCCTTTGTTTCGCAATTGCACCATTGTAGGAGGCAACTATGCTTTTGTGATCTCGTCAGGGGCAAACGTAATGATAGACAATTCTATCATTCAGTCAGAATATTTGGTGCGTACCCACAATGTAGAAGAAATGCACCGGGTAATGCCTATGTATTCTACTTTGTTTTTAGAGAATGATCGAAGCAACAAGCAATTTCTCAATTACAACTCGGTGGGCTTCAAAACCAATAGTTCGAGCAAACCTATATTTATCAATCCGCAAGCCAACAACTACCGCTTGCGTGATACCTCATCGGCAAAAAGAACCGGACGAAACAAGTCGGAGGCAGGCGCCTACAATCTCTTGCCTACCATGAAGTTTCAGGAGATATTCAGCAACATATACAATGCCCTCAAAAACCCGCTATTTGTGTACGACAATGATCAACTGTGGATACAGTGGCAACCTTCTGATTTTGTCGATAGTTATGATATCAGCATCAAAGACCTTGATTTTCAGATAGGGCAATTGGTGCAGGGAGAACACCTTCCGGCAGCAAGCCCATCACACTTTGTCCAGGAAACCATCAGCGGCCAACATGAGTTTGTGCTAAATAAGCCGCTAGAGGCAGGCAAAACCTATGAAGTAACCATTGCCCCAAAAATGAGTGAAGAAATAGTACCACTTGCCCACACTTTTCACTTACAGCTGGAGGCAGCCCCTCAGCTTTACCCCAACTTATTGTACTTTGCCCAAAACAACCTGATCAAGGTTTACTGGGAGCAACCAACTGTACCCGTCGGAAACCTGATTTTACTGCTTAGAAAAAACGACCAATTGCTTGCGCTTGAAAGGGATTTGGTAGGCAGTGATTTTAGCTGGGCACAAGACATTAGCACTGACGAATTATACGAAGCCTTGTTTTTGAGCCAACAAATTACTGTAGGTAATGAGGCTTACGAAGAGGGAGAAGTAGTGCAAGTGACTATTAGCCCTGTGTGTAAAACATCGGTGATGCCACTCGATATTACCCCACCTGAGTTGAGCCTGCGTTACGAAGAAGGCAACATAGAAGCCCAGTGGAACAGTGTAGGAGAGGTGTTTACTTATGATTTTAAATGCTGGGAAGACCAGCGACAAGACCACCCATCTTATACCAGACGAACCCAGGAAACGAGTCTTAGTATTAGTGCCAACCCAGTACCCACACCCTCGCAAAATGGCGTACACGAGGCGAGCACCAGCGACAAGGTATGGATGTTTGCCGAAAGGCACGAAAAGATTGAACGGGGTAAAGAATACATTGCCCAAGTACGGGCAGTAGACAAAGACCAGGGCTATGTGGGCGCCTGGAGCCAACCACAACGTGTATTTGCCTTGTTGCCTGACGACCTTCCCCCTCCCGAAGTACAAATAAAGTATACTGAAGGGCATTTAGAAATGCGATGGCAAGCTGTAAGGTATGCACAAGGGTATGACATAGACATTGTAGATGCCGAAACCGATGAGGTGGTGTATCAGAAAACAAAGTTTATGCAAACCTTTTTGTTTGTACACGATGGCATTGACAAAGGTAAAAACTACCGTGTAAAAGTAAGAGCGGTGGCCATGCGTACCGTAGGCAACTGGAGCGAACATGTAGAGGTATTTACCCTGGAAGCCAATGACTTGGCTACGCCTGAGGTGACTTTGCAATACAGCGAGGAAGGCATTAGTGCCAAATGGCAAGTAGTAGAGTTTGCCCAAAGCTATGAGGTAATGCTATTGACCGAAGGTGAGTCAGAAACCTCTACCGAAAATGGTTTTACAGTGATGGCAGACAGTACCCACTGGCAATGGAATGAAAAGATTGAAAAGCACCAACTATATCAGGTAAAGGTGCGTGCGATTGCAGGCAGTGCTCAAGGCGGGTGGAGCAAGACAAGTGAAGTGGTGGCCATTGATACTGAAGACCTGACACCCCCCAACAATATAGTGCTTGACTATGCCGAAGAAGCTATTCAAGTGAGTTGGGAAGCAATGGCTTATGCTAAAAAGTATGAGGTTATTGTCAAAGACCAAGCATCGGGCAATGTAGTAGGTGCCAACCTCACTGTAGACACCACTACAGCAAGTAAGGCATCAGGCATTGATAAGGGGAAAAACTATGCTGTACAGGTGCGCTCAATGGTAGGTGATAAAGCCGGAGAGTGGAGTGAACCTTATGAAGTTTTTACATTGGTTGCCAACGATCTGGAAACGCCCCAGATAAACCTGACTAATCCAGACGGAGGCATTGAGGTAAGCTGGGAAGCAGTAGACTTTGCCCAAAACTATGAAGTGCTGATAAAAGATGGCACTACGGGCGAAAAATTGGAAGAAAACCGTGAGGTAAGCGCACCCATTTGTACATTTACCGAAAACATAGAAAAAGACAAAATATATGAAGTGCAGGTACGCGCGCTTGCCGAGGGTATGCAAGGCGAATGGAGCGCAGCACGCACGATTAAAGTAAAACACCTGGAAGACAAGCTCGAAATTATCAAACAGCGGTTGAGCGAGCAAAAAGAGAACAAAGGCTTTTATGTGTTGAATGATTACACTTTGGGCGAAACCGCTTTGTATGACTCACTGAAGGCATCGTTAGGGGTAGACGAAATAGAACTACACACCCCTAAAGATTTACAAGAACAAGGTCAACAAATATTACTCTCAGGTACTACCCCTTCGCTGTTTGGTATGCCATCGCTCAATATTCAATTAATTTTGATGAACCAAGGTGGCGAGGTACAAACTACCATGCATTTTCAAATGCCCCGTAATTGGACTTTTGCCGATAGTTTTGCCAGCCTTGAGCACACCTATTTCAAAGAATTACAACTACAGGATGCTCAATTTACTTATTCATCGATTGGTTACTTAGAGGCGTCGTGGCAAGTACCTATTACACCAGGGCTGAATTTTTATGCCAAAACTACTTTAAACGAATCGCTGGAGGTAGTGCAACACCTCAACGGTAAGCAAAACAATGCCTTGCCCTTGTCGGGTAAAGTAGCTATCAAAAATGGTTTGCCTGTGATTCAACTTCAGTTTACGGAAAGTAAGTTTGAGCTCAACTATGGCGAAGATACCTTACCAATAAAAGCTTTATTACAAACGGTATTGGCAGACCAGGAAGCAGCCGAAACTACTGAGATAAGGGCGGAAGTTTGTTTGTATACCGAGGCTGACTTTCTTGCGAATGCGCGTTTGTCGGCACGCCTGACTGACCCTAAAGTGGATAGTCTGGAGCTGGTATACGAGGTAAGTACTCTGGTTGGTCAAACAACCGAAGAAAATACTGATACTCCTGACCTTCATACCCCCGAAGAAGGGCAGGAGGCTGAAGAGGAAACCGAAGAAAAACTATCATCGGAAGAACTCAGAACAAGAAATGAGGTAGAGGGTGAAACAAGGGAAGATGGGCGCAAGGCTGAAGATGAGGTAGCAGACAATAACCTGGAAGACCGCGAAAGTGTGACCGAACCTAACCTGGACAACGACGAGGAACTCATGCAGGCTATAGAGTCGATGATTGGTACTCCAAAGCAAAAAAATACAGAGGCTTTACAAGCCAATTTGCAGGAAAATGTAATAGCTTTGTTGAAAGGTTGGGTAGGGCACGACAACGAATGGACAAGCTTATTGCCCGAAAAATATCACCAGGAAACACTGGAAGAAATGCCGGTGAGACAAGTGAGTATGCAGGTGATGTTGTCCAGTTGTAGTATTGTGGCTATGCGCATACAACTTGAACTGAGCAATTGGGCAGCCCTGGCACCTTATTACTCTATCAACAGCCCTCTTTGGGTGGTATCAGCTCAGTATCCGTTTGACAAAACCAACCTTAAGGTAGAGGCTCAGTTAGAAGGGTTTGTGAGTCTGTCTGGTATTTATGTGCCTTTTGTAGCCCAAGCGCCTGATTTTGAACTGGTAGCCGATTGTATAATTGACCACAACCTGGAGGCATCTGACCTCATATTAGACTATGGTGAGACGTCTGATGTGCCACTGCCAGGTAGTTTACCCAATTTTAGTATCACCCGCTTGGAGTTGCGCATAGAACCTCTCAGTGGAGAGTTTTATGTAACAGGGCATTCTGAAACCCCTTGGGAAATAGAAGTAACCCACGATAAAGACTTAAAACTGCAAAATGTAGGGCTTACTATTCGTCGGGTATTGCTGGAGGATGACCTCAAAGTAAAGATGCATTTTTTCGGGTTTATAAAATCAGACGATACACAAATTCGATTGATTGCCGAAAGAACCGAGGGCAATTGGGTATTTAATGCAGACCGTAATTTTGAGCATCAACTGCCAATATTACCCAAACTAATTGGCTACCTTGACGATCACTGGAAAAACGAAATACCTCAAAGTCTTGCTCAATTAAGCAATGGGTTGTTGTTGAAGCACTTGGAAATAAACCTGGGACTGGACAAAGCCTTTAACTTGTTGGTAGAGTCTAAACCAGGCTGGACTACCGATGAGTTTTTACCCACAGTGGTTTCGTTTGGCTTACAAAACTTTGAGTTAAGTATTAGCAAGCAAAGCGGCGAAGAGATCAGTGGTCATTTGTCTGGCGAGTTTGACTTGGGCAAGAAGATTTTCTTTCCTTTGATTTTCGCCCTTCCGTTTGACGAGAAAAACTATTTGTTTTCGCTGGTACATTTCAACGAAGCGCTCTCTACTCCTCAGTTTAGCGACCTGCTGGCGTTGGCAAATCCTGATTGGGAACACCGCTTGCCTGATGCGTTGCAACACCTAGAGACTGAGAGTGACCTGGAGATTCAAAATTTTCAGTTGTTGTACCTGGAAGACAATGCTGATATTCCTGAAAAAACTTTCATTATGGAAGTGAGTACGAGTCAAAACTGGGAAGGCTGGCAACTCATTAAAGATACAAATATTTGGATAGACCACGCCGGACTGCGTATTTTCAGAAGTACCAACGATTTGCAAAGCGAGTTTGACTTTAGATTGTTTGGCAATTTGCCCATAGGCACAGGGGCGGTTTCGCTTAGTATGCCCGTGCCTTTTGAAGTCGACACCCACAGCATTCGCCTGGACTCAATACTGGAACAACCCTCGCTACAGGAAATGGTAGCATTGGCAGCCCCCGCGCTGGTCAATGCCTTACCCAAAGAAATTGCTTCGCTGGAGCACAATGTAATACTCAAAGATATTACCTACAGTCAGGCAAGTGGTACGCCTTGTTTCAGAATGATTATTACCAATACAGAAGATTGGGAAGGTTGGCAGCTTACCGCTGAACCTGTGCCTTTGCACTTGTCTGCTTTTGAATTACACATTGTGGCAACGCTAGAAGGGGCAGAAGCAAAGATTATGGCACCAATCAAAATATTTGGGGAACAAACCACTTTAGAACTGCCACTGAGTGCTTCTGAACCTATGCATACGGCCATTTTATGGCAACCCCAAGCTGCTCAATTGGGCGATGTATTGAGTAAACTATTTGACAAGGCTGACATAAGTGAAAGCCTGCAACAACAAACACTGAGAAACTTTAGTGTCGCCTATAGTTTTGCCGAAAATGCCCTGCTCATAGATGGAAACTGTGGCGATATTCGCCTTGAGGGACTGGGGCTATTTGAAGAAGTGCAGTTAAAGGCCCGGCTGGAAGCAGACGAGTTACCTTCGTTGGGTTTACAGGGTAAATGGCATGGTCATATTTACGAAACCTTTTACCCCTTTAAGTTTTTGTTGCCTCAGGCAGGGCAAGATAGCGAACAAGACTTGCCTTATGTAAGCATTGTAGAAGATGATGATTTTCCGGCAATGCATCGCCTGGATGGGGCAAACGCAGCCCATAGTCTAAGCAAAATGGGCGCACCAGTAACTACTATTGCCTGGGTGTTGGTACACCCGCCTTATTTGCATACAGTTGCCGAAACTGCACAAATACTGAAAGAACAAACCCGTTTTGATGACATCAATGCGATTAGACAAGGGATTGTATCGATTGACTCTACCTATGAAGAAGTAAAGGAGTTGATTGCATTACTTGGGTCGCTCAAATCTAAGGAGGGTGAGGCATATTTTACCAGTGAAGAAATTATGGAGGCATTGCTTGAGGGAAGTGCCGATATGAGTACCACGCAGCTTGCCAAAATGCTAAAGTCGTACAAGGACGACCCCATAGAGGTAGCCACTATGCTTAAAACCTCGCTGAGCAAAACCTTGATTGGAAAAGACCCCAAAATGGTTGCCGCAGGAATGGTAGAAGCTATGAATGGTGCTGGGTATGAATTGCCTGCCATCACCGCTGCCTTAACAATGCATTTTACTGATATACCCACCAACGAGCAAATAGATTTTTATGTACATGCGCTCAAGGACACGTGCGACGTAGAAGCACTTGCCAAGTCTGTATATCAGTTGTCGCAGCGCAAACTTACTTGCGATACGTTGGCGGTGGCTATGCAAAAAGCCAATTACGAAATGGTAGACATTGCTCAAGGAGTAAAACACGCCTTTACTAGTTCGGTACTTGCCGAACACTTGCCTTCTAAGGTGGTAAAGGCTTTGAAAACGCTCAAAAAAGATTTTCTTACCATTAGCACTGTTTTGCCTCGTACCTTTGACGACTTCAAGGCAGAGAACCTTGCTACAGCACTTAAAATGAACTATTTTAATGCCCAGGATGCCGCGCTTGCTATGAGGTATTTGTGGACTACCATAGAAACCAACGAGATGATAGACGCGCTCAAGGGAGCTCGTTATTCGTTGTCGTCAGTGTTGTTGTCATTGCTTGACATCAAAGAAGTAGCCGGGCAATTGCAACAGGCACAAAGTAGCCAGCGCGATATTGTAGACGCCTTGCGTGCAATTGGGGTAAGCGCGAACAAAGCAAGCGTGACTTTGCTAGAGTTTTTCCCTGAAATTACTTCGGCAACAAGCCTCACCAATGCGTTGCAGCAAGGTGGCTATACTACCGAACAAGCCGAAGCTGCAGCAGCGCTCATGGAAAAGTTAGATAAACTGGAGCCAGAGGGTTAG
- a CDS encoding eCIS core domain-containing protein: MSHTQKKTPQLPQEIVQQVAETRHPSKGTNQLTPTTNNPAIQAKQRPIQRKNSNNAYASKEGQKPPIQAKQEPIKRRQNNNKETQVKKNVGQLMGTDVSDTKVHYNSSKPAQLQAEATAQGNQVHLAPGKEKHLGHELTHVAQQKQGIVKPTVQANNGTSINNDPRLEKQADDIGAKALQMKSNNTDDTRSTTNSTNTSTSNNQSSPVQLYAAGTYITKEDANLRDDDKKEKITGLNKGEVIRVAPNARELKFTTGFIFGSKNHVWVTDSQGNRGWIRESAIGGKETTRLVDDYTQNAVRDTMRNVPRGGMRRGFTPPDVQKHQRSNPRIKNIVRGIDISQSATAVVTKLLNNINQTGYFTYNGTHHSALNFLSGQNNGGDCRTLSESIRTIMVDIFGFTNINIKSKDNAFRVNNTKPLFDGTTPNRNDHWEFDNHYWLDVNGTEMDVLFNAHLDKSDWVDIT, translated from the coding sequence ATGAGTCACACTCAAAAAAAAACACCCCAACTACCACAAGAAATTGTACAGCAAGTAGCCGAAACCAGGCACCCCTCTAAGGGAACAAATCAGTTAACACCTACTACAAACAATCCCGCTATACAAGCGAAACAACGTCCAATACAACGTAAAAACTCAAATAATGCTTATGCCAGCAAAGAAGGGCAAAAGCCACCTATACAAGCAAAACAAGAGCCTATAAAAAGAAGGCAAAATAATAATAAAGAGACACAAGTAAAGAAGAACGTGGGACAACTCATGGGAACAGATGTGTCGGATACCAAAGTACACTATAACTCAAGCAAACCTGCACAACTGCAGGCCGAAGCCACTGCTCAAGGCAACCAGGTACACTTGGCACCTGGCAAAGAAAAGCACCTGGGACATGAGCTTACCCATGTAGCCCAACAAAAACAGGGCATTGTAAAACCTACAGTGCAAGCCAACAATGGAACCAGCATCAATAACGACCCTCGCCTGGAAAAACAAGCCGATGACATAGGGGCTAAAGCTTTGCAAATGAAATCGAACAATACAGATGACACACGCTCTACTACCAATAGTACCAATACAAGTACAAGCAACAATCAATCGTCTCCGGTACAACTGTATGCGGCGGGTACTTATATTACAAAGGAAGATGCCAACCTACGCGATGACGACAAAAAAGAAAAGATCACAGGATTGAACAAAGGAGAGGTCATCCGAGTGGCACCCAACGCGCGTGAATTAAAGTTTACCACTGGTTTCATTTTTGGCTCCAAAAACCACGTGTGGGTTACCGATAGTCAGGGTAATAGAGGTTGGATCAGAGAGTCGGCCATTGGCGGCAAAGAAACCACCCGTTTGGTAGATGACTATACCCAAAATGCTGTACGAGACACTATGCGAAATGTACCAAGAGGCGGGATGAGGAGAGGTTTTACCCCTCCTGATGTACAAAAGCATCAACGGTCTAACCCCAGAATTAAAAATATAGTAAGAGGCATAGACATTTCACAAAGCGCTACAGCGGTAGTCACTAAACTTTTAAATAACATTAATCAAACAGGCTATTTCACCTACAATGGCACGCATCACAGTGCCTTGAACTTTCTTTCGGGACAAAACAATGGAGGAGACTGCCGTACACTATCAGAATCTATTCGTACCATTATGGTTGATATATTTGGCTTCACAAATATCAACATAAAAAGCAAAGATAATGCATTTAGGGTAAACAATACCAAGCCATTATTTGATGGTACCACACCCAACCGCAACGACCACTGGGAATTTGACAACCACTACTGGCTTGATGTAAACGGTACAGAGATGGATGTGTTATTTAATGCCCATTTAGATAAAAGTGATTGGGTTGACATTACCTAA